In Humulus lupulus chromosome 6, drHumLupu1.1, whole genome shotgun sequence, a single genomic region encodes these proteins:
- the LOC133785607 gene encoding uncharacterized protein LOC133785607, producing MPSYVKFTKEILSNKRKMGDYETMGDYETVALTEECSAILQRKLHQKLRDPIFRRLGLGEAKPTTVTLQLAERSVKHPRGIIEDVLVKGDMFIFPADFIVRDMEEDENVPIILGRPFLATGRDLIDVQKG from the exons atgcccagctatgtgaaGTTTACGAAGGAGATTTTGTCTAACAAGAGAAAGATGGGTGATTATGAAACAATGGGTGATTATGAAACAGTAGCATTAACAGAAGAGTGTAGTGCTATTTTGCAAAGGAAACTTCatcaaaagttaagagatccta TATTTCGTAGACTTGGTTTGGGTGAAGCTAAGCCAACCACAGTAACATTGCAGTTGGCTGAGAGATCTGTGAAGCATCCACgtggtattatagaagatgtATTGGTGAAGGGGGATATGTTTATATTTCCAGCTGATTTTATAGTTcgtgatatggaggaggatgagaatgttcctattattttAGGGAGGCCATTCTTAGCGACTGGTAGGGAtttaattgatgtacaaaaggGTTAG